The region AGTTTTTTACGTCAGTTGCACTCCATATAACTTATCCACAGTTCCGGATCGTCCTGGCGTTCATTGATGGACAGACGCAAATACTCTTCGTCGATAACACTTTCCTAGGGCAACGAGGACATTTAATACTTTTGAAAAGTCCCACCTGGTCAGTTTTCTTACCGGTTCAACAAAAACTAGACTGACGAAACAGCTCAGCTCCAATGGCCCCCGAAGTGTTGGATCTCGGACTGATTTCAATGCTTCGATCGATCGCTTCACGAAATCAGCACTGATGAGCTGCACTCTGCCATTGAAATGCAAGCCGATGGACTGCATTTTGGGACACGCCCGAAAGCAGAGCACAAGGTGATCGGATATATCCGCCAATTTCGAATAGGTCTTGATTGCCAAGCACTCTAGGTTGCCGAGGTTGCGAATGAGGGAAAAGCTAGGTGCCTCCCGGATTCCACACCTAAGTGTTTTCAATGATGCGACTTGCGTGATTCTCTCGAACTCCCCAACGCCCAGGTACCTGTGGGTTATGACCAGCTCCGCTAGGGTGTGTGTCGAACCAGCGGGCAAGGGCCCAAAGATACTTTTCACCGAGCACTCATCAGGCGGCAGCTCGATAAACAATCTTTGGCGGTCCAAGTGCTGAGCCACTCCCCTGAGGTTCTCGAAATAGGAAGACGTAAGATCCCGGTCAATGTGCTCTGGTATGCGAGCCATTTCATTTTCCGGGGCGAAATTTCTGCGCCCAATTATCAGTGTGGTCAGCTCGCACAGCCGCACAAGGCCTCTGATGTCGTCCAATCTCTGGAATCTGTAAACCAGCCTCTGCAAGGATTGTATTCTGGAGAGCTCCTCGGCTTCGCATTGAACAATTGGCGCGCCCTTGACCACCAATCTCTGCAAAGTGGAGTCGCCTGCCAGGTGCAACACCCTGAAAAAATCCACCAGGGGTGCACGCCCTGGTGCATTTAATATGATCATTTCTTTAATAGCAATATTCTGTGGCCCAATCTCGCATGCAGTTGTGCACTCCACAGGCAGGTGGCCAGGAGCTTTGTAAGCACCTAGTGAACGCTTCCTCAGAAGGCTTCTCAAAGCACTTTCTTGACCGAGGTCAATAGTTATATGGCTCAGTTCTGGTAGCCCAAACAGCAGCTCGAGGTCCTTGGGATCTGAGAGACCGCATTTTAGAGTCCGCAGGGACCTGATGGCCGTCACTTCCTTCAACTCGACAGGGCTCAGTTCTAGAAGGCTTGACTTGGCCTCATCCCCATGTGTTTCCATTATCAGTTCTTGAAGGGACTGCATTGGCCTTGAGGCTAacttagaaataaaatactGAAGTGATCTCTTGCTGGCACCCAGAACTCGCACAGACCTTAAGTTCCTGAGGCTTGCCAGTGGAGCGATATCCTCGGAGTCGAAAGAGAAGGCGTTACAAAGCGTTAGTCGACCGGTTCTTCTGTTGAAACCTATTTCCCTTCGCTGATCGCTGATGGTCAACTCTACCTGAGTGCACTCAAAAATGTCGCACATGTCTTCTGGCAAATGGTTACTAAAGGAATCCCCAACGGCGATATGGCTTAGGTGTCCCAAGTGCCTAATGCTGCGTGGGTCCTCTAGTTTGCCTCTAAATTTCCTCAGGGACTTAATCTGTGATAGCTCCAGTGTCTCATGAACATCAAGAGATCCGCCTTCAACCTTTATTTCCCTAATATGACGATTGCTCTTAGCGAGGGCGTTGAAGAATGCCTTTAAGTTGCCTTGCTTGTGGGTTATCGTGAGGTGCTCCAACCACTCTGCACTGGCAAGGGGAACCAGCAGGGTCTCATCCTCGTACGTCTCGAAAATGCTCATCTGAAGCACCATAGACTTTAGTTTACGCTTTGTTTGTAGCATCACATCTTTTGTGGATATGCGCACATTGTTTTGCGAAGACTGCAATACTTTGAGAATGCCAGGGGCAGTTTCGTGAAAGTTTTGCGCAGAGGTGATTTCCAGAGCTTTAAGATTTTCCTTAGCCAGGTCTGAGAACTTCCCGATGTCCAGGGCTTCGAGGAGGGCACACTGCACCACTCTCAAGGACGCAATACGAGCCAGTTCTGCAGCTTCCGAGGAATCGATCGCTCCGTTTAGGAGCCGGAATCGTTGGAGAGAAGGAGCTTCTCTGGCGGCTAGGGCGGCGAAAAGGGCAAGAAGTGAACCCTTCGCTGGCCTTTTGGTAATGGTCAACTCTTCAAGGGCAAGCAGGTTGGCTAGGAGGTGTATGTTTTTGGTATCGGAGAAACCGCAAACTATTTCCTTCAAGTTCCCACAATTGGACAGGGCTTCAACCTCCTCTATATTGATCGTTGGCACTACTTGGGGTCTCAGCCTCCAGCCCCTTTTGAGTAGCTTTCGATGCTCTTCTGTAAAGGGATTCGTGGTGTTTATTGTCAGACTTGGCAGCTTAACCGATTCCAGCGCTTTGAAGAGTTCAACCAGTGAGCCTTGCTCATGGTCGCCGAGTATTTCGAGGCATCTTAAGCGAGGCAAAGTGAGCAACGACCTGTAGTCCGCAGCACTAGCTTGGTTCAGGACAAGGCGCAGATGTCCCTTGGGGTCAAAGTGCATTAGGCAGTCCTTTAAAAGCACCCTCCTTTTCCACTGCGACTCCTTTAGAACCCCACGTATTTGCTGCGAAATACCCGAAAACCTGTGCTCTGAAAGTACCTCCAAACTGTTTAGGTAAACCattttggaaattggctcaaTACTTTGGGCGTCCTTGAAGCCGCACCTTAAGTCGTTGACCAACTTAATTTGAGACAAGGCTGTAGTTTCCTCGCGGCTTAGAAGAGCCTCATCTATGGCTAGCTTTCTGAGCAGCTTGGACTCCTTTCTGGCCAGCGCTGTGAGGAGGTGCTGCAAGGTGCCCGGCTCGTGCTCTCCCTCGATCCTCAGCTGTTCCAGCCTTGGCATTTCGGCTATTCGGGCGTATTCCGAGGCATCGCAGTCGAACTTCATCTTGAAATCAAAGCGCACCACCTGATCGCAGAACGGTGCAATGTCGGCCAACCGTCGTCCCGCCATCTCGCTGTTCAAAACCGATAGAACTCTCAACTTCCGGTTGTTGTAGCAGCATCTGCACAGCTCGTCAGCATCCACTCTGGCATTTAGGACGAGCTTCTCGAGGTTGCCAAACCCCGCGAGGTCTTCTATGGTGTACTCTGGGTGGGCAAGAGATATCAGATAGAAACTATAGGAAGCTAAATTGATTAGGAGTTGTTAGACTCGTTGTTTGTAGAGCTAAAGGGAATACTTTATAAGAAGGAAGCGTTCTGactcaataaaatatatataactacATTACAAATt is a window of Drosophila biarmipes strain raj3 chromosome 3R, RU_DBia_V1.1, whole genome shotgun sequence DNA encoding:
- the LOC108031114 gene encoding uncharacterized protein LOC108031114 isoform X3, with the protein product MPCHRGERQLDRRRVEIHSRKSPRRAHGGVCIRDAPAGEKEEFESSKSAHFCFYLISLAHPEYTIEDLAGFGNLEKLVLNARVDADELCRCCYNNRKLRVLSVLNSEMAGRRLADIAPFCDQVVRFDFKMKFDCDASEYARIAEMPRLEQLRIEGEHEPGTLQHLLTALARKESKLLRKLAIDEALLSREETTALSQIKLVNDLRCGFKDAQSIEPISKMVYLNSLEVLSEHRFSGISQQIRGVLKESQWKRRVLLKDCLMHFDPKGHLRLVLNQASAADYRSLLTLPRLRCLEILGDHEQGSLVELFKALESVKLPSLTINTTNPFTEEHRKLLKRGWRLRPQVVPTINIEEVEALSNCGNLKEIVCGFSDTKNIHLLANLLALEELTITKRPAKGSLLALFAALAAREAPSLQRFRLLNGAIDSSEAAELARIASLRVVQCALLEALDIGKFSDLAKENLKALEITSAQNFHETAPGILKVLQSSQNNVRISTKDVMLQTKRKLKSMVLQMSIFETYEDETLLVPLASAEWLEHLTITHKQGNLKAFFNALAKSNRHIREIKVEGGSLDVHETLELSQIKSLRKFRGKLEDPRSIRHLGHLSHIAVGDSFSNHLPEDMCDIFECTQVELTISDQRREIGFNRRTGRLTLCNAFSFDSEDIAPLASLRNLRSVRVLGASKRSLQYFISKLASRPMQSLQELIMETHGDEAKSSLLELSPVELKEVTAIRSLRTLKCGLSDPKDLELLFGLPELSHITIDLGQESALRSLLRKRSLGAYKAPGHLPVECTTACEIGPQNIAIKEMIILNAPGRAPLVDFFRVLHLAGDSTLQRLVVKGAPIVQCEAEELSRIQSLQRLVYRFQRLDDIRGLVRLCELTTLIIGRRNFAPENEMARIPEHIDRDLTSSYFENLRGVAQHLDRQRLFIELPPDECSVKSIFGPLPAGSTHTLAELVITHRYLGVGEFERITQVASLKTLRCGIREAPSFSLIRNLGNLECLAIKTYSKLADISDHLVLCFRACPKMQSIGLHFNGRVQLISADFVKRSIEALKSVRDPTLRGPLELSCFVSLVFVEPESVIDEEYLRLSINERQDDPELWISYMECN
- the LOC108031114 gene encoding uncharacterized protein LOC108031114 isoform X1, with amino-acid sequence MVTATLMDLNHFCYYEIFKQVKKNCERAGTPDEIKYVDLVHFIVCCQPFRKLFYEWDKDFYRSFFLLYLSAADSPAIDFSELYERLKGLPAKAKNAYWKSVCLAIEENDNLTDVELRYTPESHHGEHMEVFASVMHQLGRKKSLKALRVHISEYTIEDLAGFGNLEKLVLNARVDADELCRCCYNNRKLRVLSVLNSEMAGRRLADIAPFCDQVVRFDFKMKFDCDASEYARIAEMPRLEQLRIEGEHEPGTLQHLLTALARKESKLLRKLAIDEALLSREETTALSQIKLVNDLRCGFKDAQSIEPISKMVYLNSLEVLSEHRFSGISQQIRGVLKESQWKRRVLLKDCLMHFDPKGHLRLVLNQASAADYRSLLTLPRLRCLEILGDHEQGSLVELFKALESVKLPSLTINTTNPFTEEHRKLLKRGWRLRPQVVPTINIEEVEALSNCGNLKEIVCGFSDTKNIHLLANLLALEELTITKRPAKGSLLALFAALAAREAPSLQRFRLLNGAIDSSEAAELARIASLRVVQCALLEALDIGKFSDLAKENLKALEITSAQNFHETAPGILKVLQSSQNNVRISTKDVMLQTKRKLKSMVLQMSIFETYEDETLLVPLASAEWLEHLTITHKQGNLKAFFNALAKSNRHIREIKVEGGSLDVHETLELSQIKSLRKFRGKLEDPRSIRHLGHLSHIAVGDSFSNHLPEDMCDIFECTQVELTISDQRREIGFNRRTGRLTLCNAFSFDSEDIAPLASLRNLRSVRVLGASKRSLQYFISKLASRPMQSLQELIMETHGDEAKSSLLELSPVELKEVTAIRSLRTLKCGLSDPKDLELLFGLPELSHITIDLGQESALRSLLRKRSLGAYKAPGHLPVECTTACEIGPQNIAIKEMIILNAPGRAPLVDFFRVLHLAGDSTLQRLVVKGAPIVQCEAEELSRIQSLQRLVYRFQRLDDIRGLVRLCELTTLIIGRRNFAPENEMARIPEHIDRDLTSSYFENLRGVAQHLDRQRLFIELPPDECSVKSIFGPLPAGSTHTLAELVITHRYLGVGEFERITQVASLKTLRCGIREAPSFSLIRNLGNLECLAIKTYSKLADISDHLVLCFRACPKMQSIGLHFNGRVQLISADFVKRSIEALKSVRDPTLRGPLELSCFVSLVFVEPESVIDEEYLRLSINERQDDPELWISYMECN
- the LOC108031114 gene encoding uncharacterized protein LOC108031114 isoform X2, whose translation is MVTATLMDLNHFCYYEIFKQVKKNCERAGTPDEIKYVDLVHFIVCCQPFRKLFYEWDKDFYRSFFLLYLSAADSPAIDFSELYERLKGLPAKAKNAYWKSVCLAIEENDNLTDVELRYTPESHHGEHMEVFASVMHQLGRKKSLKALRVHISEYTIEDLAGFGNLEKLVLNARVDADELCRCCYNNRKLRVLSVLNSEMAGRRLADIAPFCDQVVRFDFKMKFDCDASEYARIAEMPRLEQLRIEGEHEPGTLQHLLTALARKESKLLRKLAIDEALLSREETTALSQIKLVNDLRCGFKDAQSIEPISKMVYLNSLEVLSEHRFSGISQQIRGVLKESQWKRRVLLKDCLMHFDPKGHLRLVLNQASAADYRSLLTLPRLRCLEILGDHEQGSLVELFKALESVKLPSLTINTTNPFTEEHRKLLKRGWRLRPQVVPTINIEEVEALSNCGNLKEIVCGFSDTKNIHLLANLLALEELTITKRPAKGSLLALFAALAAREAPSLQRFRLLNGAIDSSEAAELARIASLRVVQCALLEALDIGKFSDLAKENLKALEITSAQNFHETAPGILKVLQSSQNNVRISTKDVMLQTKRKLKSMVLQMSIFETYEDETLLVPLASAEWLEHLTITHKQGNLKAFFNALAKSNRHIREIKVEGGSLDVHETLELSQIKSLRKFRGKLEDPRSIRHLGHLSHIAVGDSFSNHLPEDMCDIFECTQVELTISDQRREIGFNRRTGRLTLCNAFSFDSEDIAPLASLRNLRSVRVLGASKRSLQYFISKLASRPMQSLQELIMETHGDEAKSSLLELSPVELKEVTAIRSLRTLKCGLSDPKDLELLFGLPELSHITIDLGQESALRSLLRKRSLGAYKAPGHLPVECTTACEIGPQNIAIKEMIILNAPGRAPLVDFFRVLHLAGDSTLQRLVVKGAPIVQCEAEELSRIQSLQRLVYRFQRLDDIRGLVRLCELTTLIIGRRNFAPENEMARIPEHIDRDLTSSYFENLRGVAQHLDRQRLFIELPPDECSVKSIFGPLPAGSTHTLAELVITHRYLGVGEFERITQVASLKTLRCGIREAPSFSLIRNLGNLECLAIKTYSKLADISDHLVLCFRACPKMQSIGLHFNGRVQLISADFVKRSIEALKSVRDPTLRGPLELSCFVSLVFVEPCYRRRVFASVHQ